A genomic window from Neorickettsia sennetsu str. Miyayama includes:
- a CDS encoding RDD family protein translates to MNKLFSPFPGVIKSIFNFPHRLFSFPHKNKTDGRGVIYASQFKRSVSTIMDLLFCVLILKVSGYLLSFFVDLQFPVEVLERYRFSLPMSQAERALIIGFYKSVLVIQVFQLILLAILFVTCWHRFGCTPGKWILRLRLLDDETLEKPSVSACIKRLIMVPLSLLVFFLGMFWSIFDKKSRTWHDIFAGTVVVSNGAEIFRKEAAYHSATYQGKAED, encoded by the coding sequence ATGAATAAGCTTTTTTCACCGTTCCCTGGTGTTATAAAATCGATCTTTAATTTTCCTCACAGGCTTTTTTCTTTTCCTCATAAAAACAAGACTGATGGGCGGGGAGTCATTTACGCCAGTCAATTTAAACGTTCTGTCAGTACGATTATGGACCTTCTTTTTTGTGTTCTGATATTGAAGGTTAGTGGGTACTTACTTTCTTTCTTCGTTGATCTGCAGTTTCCAGTCGAGGTTCTTGAGAGGTATAGATTTAGTCTTCCTATGAGTCAGGCAGAAAGAGCTCTTATCATAGGGTTCTATAAGAGTGTTCTAGTAATACAAGTATTTCAGTTGATACTTTTGGCAATATTATTTGTTACCTGTTGGCACAGGTTTGGCTGTACGCCAGGCAAGTGGATTTTAAGGTTGAGGCTTCTTGACGATGAGACTTTGGAAAAGCCTTCGGTCTCTGCATGTATAAAAAGGTTAATTATGGTGCCTTTGTCTTTGCTTGTGTTTTTCCTTGGCATGTTCTGGAGCATTTTTGATAAGAAAAGTAGAACCTGGCATGATATTTTCGCCGGAACCGTGGTTGTATCGAATGGTGCTGAAATTTTTCGAAAAGAAGCTGCTTATCATTCTGCAACTTACCAGGGCAAAGCAGAGGATTGA
- the pyrE gene encoding orotate phosphoribosyltransferase has product MRVSRKGQVEEALLDELYASGAILKGHFVLSSGLHSDTYVQCALLLQNPRRVFKFASALVQLIPEKIKSVVDLIVAPALGGLIIGYEVARLLDKDFVFFERFNGELTLRRGFKVESGQNVLLIEDVVTTAGSSIDVIQKVHDRGANVIFAASIIDRSEGAAEKRFKKHSCEFLSVVKLNCVTFDAANIPKELSNVPCIKPGSNNLN; this is encoded by the coding sequence ATGAGGGTTTCTAGGAAAGGCCAGGTGGAAGAAGCACTACTTGATGAGCTTTACGCCTCTGGCGCCATACTAAAGGGACATTTCGTCCTTTCTTCCGGACTGCACAGCGATACATATGTGCAGTGCGCTCTTTTACTGCAAAATCCACGACGTGTCTTTAAGTTTGCATCGGCTTTGGTGCAACTCATCCCTGAAAAAATCAAGAGTGTGGTCGACTTAATCGTCGCACCAGCACTCGGTGGATTGATCATTGGATACGAGGTAGCGCGCTTATTGGATAAAGATTTTGTGTTTTTTGAAAGGTTTAATGGTGAACTTACTCTAAGGCGCGGTTTTAAAGTAGAGAGTGGACAAAACGTTCTGCTCATAGAGGATGTAGTCACAACAGCTGGCTCTTCTATAGATGTTATACAAAAAGTCCATGACCGTGGTGCAAATGTTATCTTTGCAGCTTCAATAATAGATAGATCTGAAGGAGCTGCAGAAAAACGTTTTAAAAAGCATAGTTGCGAGTTTCTTAGTGTCGTGAAATTAAATTGTGTCACATTTGATGCAGCAAATATCCCAAAAGAATTGAGCAATGTTCCTTGCATAAAGCCCGGTTCCAATAATCTCAATTGA
- the ileS gene encoding isoleucine--tRNA ligase translates to MSNSSYPEISQNLSFAKIEEQILQFWEKNRVFAHSVSSRTDNREFVSYDGPPFANGLPHYGHLLTGFIKDTVARYQTMLGKKVERRFGWDCHGLPAEMYTEKTLKISGKEAIKNFGIDKFNAECKKSVLLFSSEWEYYVTRQGRWVDFHNDYKTMDLSFMESVIWAFRELYKKGLIYESVKVVPYSWACQTPLSNFETRLDNAYREKKSKSVTVAFELEDDLFGDGKTSYLLAWTTTPWTLPSNMMLGISEHVVYTRVEKDGKYYISSQSSNKEVGGIIVPSELLVGKRYKPLFKFFAHEKENGAFVIQYADFVTDEDGTGIVHIAPGFGEEDFELAKKHGITVVCPVDDRARFTSEVPQFAGKHVFETNEDIILILKEKKRLIKIEEYMHSYPHCWRTDTPLIYRVVPSWYLSVSKIKERMLELNESINWIPSHLKESLVGKWLENAKDWAISRNRFWGTPVPIWKSTDPAYPRVDVYGSITEIERDFGVKITDLHRPFIDTLTRKNPDDPTGKSFMVRVESVLDCWFESGSMPFAQAHYPFENKEWFEKNFPSDFITEYVAQTRGWFYTLMVLSVALFDSVPFKNCLAHGVILDKDGKKLSKRLNNYKDPKELFDEYGADALRFLMLSSSVMNGGTLLIDKGGEIIKDVVRLILKPLYSAYNFFATYANYHSIRLLNEVNDSANLLDRYIFSEYRAFSQKMKNAMNGYHIQSACKNVLSFIDTLNNWYIRRSRERFVAGEQQAFEVLHFVLSEILKIIAPLLPMNAEKIWMALHNDETTSVHLEKYPEVNVLPEDEEIIQTMQLTREICNTAFSIRNKNAVRIRQPLRHLEVIGKVSSAFIENTELLSILKDEANVKCITFKESDPQVRQSLKLNFHVLGKRYPKEVKHMINELKSGHWKSMLSGEVYLGDRLLKNDEYEISAASENSNTGQVASFCLAVKLDLKLDEELMAEGRFRDLVRMIQQARKSAGLTIKEKVTIKVYAPAEYLDTLEKLQSLLVTSTYANQIIANRSNNFSDCSFIEEISQEIKIGIMREDGACGYS, encoded by the coding sequence ATGAGTAACTCTTCCTACCCAGAAATTTCTCAAAATCTTTCTTTTGCGAAGATAGAAGAACAAATTCTGCAATTTTGGGAGAAAAATAGGGTTTTTGCTCATTCTGTCTCTTCAAGAACGGATAATAGAGAGTTCGTCTCTTATGATGGACCGCCTTTTGCAAATGGATTGCCACATTACGGACACCTACTTACCGGTTTCATTAAGGATACCGTGGCCAGATATCAGACAATGCTCGGCAAAAAAGTGGAAAGGAGATTCGGGTGGGACTGTCACGGTTTGCCTGCAGAGATGTACACCGAAAAAACACTTAAGATTTCAGGAAAAGAAGCAATAAAAAACTTCGGAATAGATAAATTTAACGCGGAGTGCAAAAAATCAGTTTTACTTTTTTCATCCGAATGGGAGTACTACGTCACTAGACAAGGAAGGTGGGTCGATTTTCACAACGACTATAAAACTATGGACCTTTCCTTTATGGAATCCGTAATTTGGGCGTTTAGGGAGTTGTATAAAAAAGGCTTGATTTATGAATCCGTAAAGGTAGTGCCTTATAGCTGGGCATGTCAAACACCATTATCGAACTTCGAAACACGCCTGGATAATGCCTATAGGGAGAAAAAAAGTAAGTCTGTGACAGTCGCCTTTGAATTGGAAGACGATTTATTTGGTGACGGCAAAACGTCCTACCTGTTAGCGTGGACCACAACACCTTGGACCCTACCTTCAAATATGATGCTTGGCATATCAGAGCATGTTGTCTATACCCGTGTTGAGAAGGATGGTAAGTACTATATCTCTTCTCAATCTTCAAATAAGGAAGTAGGTGGGATAATAGTTCCGAGCGAACTCCTGGTTGGTAAAAGGTATAAGCCACTCTTCAAATTCTTTGCACACGAAAAAGAGAATGGTGCCTTTGTTATACAGTATGCAGACTTTGTAACAGACGAAGATGGAACCGGAATAGTACATATAGCACCTGGATTCGGTGAGGAAGACTTTGAGTTGGCAAAAAAGCACGGGATAACAGTCGTTTGCCCCGTCGATGATCGAGCTAGATTTACATCTGAAGTGCCACAATTTGCAGGCAAGCATGTCTTTGAAACTAATGAGGATATCATTCTCATACTCAAAGAAAAAAAACGGCTAATCAAAATCGAGGAGTACATGCACAGTTATCCACATTGCTGGCGTACCGATACACCACTCATATACAGGGTTGTTCCGTCATGGTATTTGAGTGTCAGTAAAATAAAAGAGAGGATGCTCGAACTTAATGAAAGTATTAATTGGATTCCTTCACACCTTAAAGAAAGTCTGGTGGGCAAATGGCTAGAAAATGCAAAGGATTGGGCAATTTCAAGAAATAGATTCTGGGGAACACCTGTACCAATATGGAAATCGACAGATCCTGCTTATCCAAGAGTTGATGTGTATGGAAGTATAACCGAAATTGAGAGGGACTTCGGTGTGAAAATTACTGATCTACACAGACCTTTTATAGACACATTAACAAGAAAAAATCCGGATGATCCTACAGGAAAGTCCTTTATGGTAAGAGTGGAATCAGTTCTGGACTGCTGGTTTGAATCAGGCTCAATGCCTTTTGCACAAGCTCACTATCCTTTTGAGAACAAAGAGTGGTTTGAAAAGAATTTCCCGTCAGATTTCATTACTGAATATGTTGCACAGACACGTGGTTGGTTCTATACGCTCATGGTTCTATCTGTAGCACTTTTTGACAGCGTGCCGTTTAAAAATTGCCTTGCCCATGGGGTGATATTAGATAAAGATGGAAAAAAACTCTCTAAAAGACTGAATAATTATAAGGATCCAAAAGAGCTATTTGACGAATATGGAGCTGATGCATTGCGCTTCCTAATGTTGTCCTCTTCAGTGATGAATGGGGGTACTCTGTTGATAGATAAAGGTGGAGAAATAATCAAGGACGTTGTTAGACTTATCCTAAAGCCGCTCTACAGCGCTTACAACTTTTTTGCAACATATGCAAATTACCACTCAATACGTCTCCTAAATGAAGTGAATGATTCCGCTAATTTACTCGATAGGTATATCTTTTCAGAGTACAGAGCATTCTCACAAAAAATGAAAAATGCAATGAATGGCTATCATATACAGTCTGCTTGCAAAAATGTACTCAGTTTTATCGATACGCTCAACAATTGGTACATTAGACGCTCTAGGGAAAGGTTTGTGGCAGGAGAACAGCAAGCCTTCGAAGTCCTGCATTTTGTACTTTCGGAAATACTTAAGATAATTGCGCCACTCCTTCCAATGAATGCGGAAAAAATTTGGATGGCATTGCACAATGATGAAACAACATCTGTACATCTAGAAAAATACCCAGAGGTTAATGTTTTGCCTGAGGACGAAGAAATCATACAAACAATGCAATTAACAAGAGAAATATGCAACACAGCCTTTTCCATAAGGAACAAAAACGCCGTTAGAATAAGGCAACCATTAAGACATCTCGAAGTTATAGGTAAAGTCAGCTCAGCATTCATAGAAAACACCGAACTACTATCTATCCTGAAGGATGAGGCAAACGTAAAGTGCATTACCTTCAAAGAAAGTGATCCTCAAGTAAGGCAATCACTTAAACTAAACTTTCACGTTTTAGGCAAAAGATACCCAAAAGAAGTAAAACACATGATCAATGAACTCAAAAGTGGACACTGGAAAAGTATGCTCTCTGGCGAAGTATATCTCGGCGATAGACTTCTGAAAAACGACGAATACGAGATTTCGGCTGCCTCTGAAAACAGCAATACGGGACAAGTCGCTTCGTTTTGCTTAGCTGTAAAGTTGGACTTGAAACTAGACGAGGAACTGATGGCTGAGGGAAGGTTCAGAGATTTAGTACGTATGATACAGCAAGCCAGGAAATCAGCTGGTCTAACAATAAAAGAGAAGGTCACAATAAAGGTATATGCTCCAGCAGAATATCTTGACACACTTGAGAAGTTACAGAGCTTACTAGTTACATCAACATACGCGAATCAAATAATTGCAAATAGATCAAATAATTTCTCTGATTGCTCATTTATCGAAGAGATTTCACAAGAAATAAAAATTGGTATAATGAGGGAGGATGGCGCATGCGGATATAGCTGA
- the der gene encoding ribosome biogenesis GTPase Der codes for MQSTFRVSIVGKANVGKSTLFNKMAKEKRSITMDRKGVTRDVVVRRISLSDGKSLLLLDTAGFNPQHPETVERTEYAIKESDMVLFVIDNKIDSEDMLFANWLRRNAGNSKIVLVCNKSDRKDRDDCSLFGFQNVFLISAEHSLGLRELISYIESFIPEQLDTPKNGSEEQRRIKVAILGQPNVGKSSLMNKFVGKDRVLVLPIAGTTRDPISDELQWKCTTFELVDTAGLRKKQRVTDGLEKICNSRALRTSAESDVVIFMCDISNFTLERQDFLLMNRILEQGKPMILVGNKKDAVDAIELENIKDFISLQAQKLIASQIPIFFISCLHEGDFSYILDECRRLHDDSKRNISTHRLNMWLQEIVRRHPHPMVNSKAVKLKYIKKLLNKFVFVLSANRPELVAESYLNYVRNSLIRDFRICGIPVTLTLKKNTNPYVESKPPEQKNMELISRRGSASGSGPTHRKSSMRKSS; via the coding sequence ATGCAGTCTACCTTTAGAGTTTCCATAGTTGGAAAGGCAAATGTTGGTAAATCAACATTGTTTAATAAGATGGCCAAGGAAAAACGTTCAATTACTATGGATAGAAAAGGAGTCACTCGTGATGTGGTTGTCAGAAGAATTTCACTAAGTGATGGGAAATCGCTTCTTCTACTTGATACTGCAGGCTTCAATCCACAACATCCAGAAACAGTTGAAAGGACTGAATATGCGATAAAGGAAAGCGATATGGTTCTTTTCGTGATTGACAATAAAATCGATTCCGAGGATATGCTTTTTGCCAATTGGCTTAGAAGGAATGCTGGAAACAGTAAAATAGTTTTGGTTTGCAATAAGAGTGATCGTAAAGATAGAGATGATTGCTCACTTTTTGGCTTTCAGAATGTTTTTCTAATATCTGCCGAGCATTCGTTAGGTCTCAGGGAGCTCATTTCCTACATAGAGTCCTTTATACCGGAGCAATTAGATACTCCGAAAAATGGCTCTGAAGAACAAAGGAGAATTAAAGTCGCTATTTTAGGTCAGCCAAACGTTGGTAAATCTAGTTTGATGAACAAGTTTGTAGGTAAAGATCGTGTCCTCGTGCTACCAATAGCAGGTACTACAAGGGATCCAATAAGTGATGAGCTTCAGTGGAAATGCACAACCTTTGAACTTGTTGATACCGCCGGTTTGAGAAAAAAACAAAGAGTCACTGACGGATTAGAAAAAATATGCAATTCAAGGGCTTTACGTACTTCAGCAGAGAGTGATGTGGTGATTTTTATGTGCGACATATCAAATTTTACGTTGGAACGTCAGGATTTTCTTCTTATGAATAGGATCCTAGAACAAGGTAAACCAATGATACTTGTGGGGAATAAGAAAGATGCAGTCGATGCTATTGAACTTGAAAATATCAAGGACTTTATTAGTCTGCAAGCGCAAAAATTAATTGCTTCGCAGATACCGATATTTTTTATTTCCTGTCTACATGAGGGCGATTTTTCCTACATACTAGACGAATGTAGGAGGCTGCATGACGACTCGAAGCGAAATATTTCAACGCATCGATTAAATATGTGGCTCCAAGAAATTGTACGTCGCCACCCACATCCTATGGTGAACTCCAAGGCAGTAAAGCTTAAATATATAAAGAAATTACTAAATAAATTTGTTTTTGTACTAAGTGCAAATCGCCCTGAACTTGTCGCTGAGTCATATTTAAATTATGTGAGGAACTCCCTTATTAGAGACTTTCGGATTTGCGGTATTCCAGTGACCCTCACTTTAAAAAAGAACACCAATCCATACGTAGAAAGCAAACCTCCTGAACAAAAAAACATGGAATTGATATCCAGAAGAGGATCGGCATCTGGTTCTGGACCTACCCATCGTAAGAGCAGCATGAGAAAGTCCTCATAA
- a CDS encoding methyltransferase domain-containing protein, with the protein MFTRFCGLFGEKEKFYKVIKDNLHSSSNFREFYKNNVSLGLYHFYRGNLSDAKFRFKMLNSLYRNKPLIPYNLARCFLISGETKKARAIFESIISKGREYEEVRFFLDFLNGQKINRIPNFIVKERFEHLAQEYVERFLIGRRYIGHKLIFEGLKAIIGTKLTSDELSILDLGCGTGVCTHFLKLSGVVGEATGVDISENMLEIAKRCLVDGKPVFSSVICNDIKSFLLSQENNYDLVIAADSFSYLGDLSDVISSCITILKDGGVLAVLVRAARQQEVHDYVFDVNRSLFYYSYDYMKNLGEGLALKNCIVRRCTFKSACSGIMAFYVKGDCAIS; encoded by the coding sequence TTGTTCACGCGGTTCTGTGGTCTCTTTGGAGAGAAGGAGAAGTTTTATAAAGTAATTAAGGATAACCTTCACTCTTCTTCCAATTTCAGAGAGTTTTATAAAAATAATGTTTCTCTAGGTCTTTATCATTTCTACAGAGGTAATCTTAGTGATGCTAAGTTTCGTTTTAAGATGCTTAATAGTTTGTACCGGAATAAACCATTGATTCCGTATAATCTGGCTAGATGCTTTTTGATCTCCGGAGAAACGAAGAAGGCTAGGGCTATATTTGAGAGCATTATCTCCAAAGGGAGAGAATATGAGGAAGTGAGGTTCTTTTTAGATTTTCTTAATGGTCAAAAAATAAATAGGATCCCGAACTTCATTGTTAAAGAAAGATTTGAACACTTGGCGCAGGAGTATGTTGAGAGGTTTCTTATAGGTAGAAGGTACATTGGACATAAGCTTATTTTTGAAGGGCTGAAAGCGATCATCGGTACTAAGCTTACTTCTGATGAGCTTTCGATTTTGGATCTTGGTTGTGGAACAGGTGTTTGCACACATTTCCTCAAATTAAGTGGTGTAGTGGGCGAGGCAACAGGTGTTGATATATCAGAAAACATGTTGGAAATCGCAAAACGATGTTTAGTTGATGGAAAGCCGGTTTTCAGTTCAGTTATCTGTAATGACATAAAGTCATTCCTTCTTTCTCAAGAGAATAACTACGATCTTGTGATAGCAGCTGATTCTTTTTCTTACCTTGGTGATTTATCGGATGTTATATCGAGTTGTATTACTATCTTGAAAGATGGAGGTGTACTAGCAGTGTTGGTGCGTGCAGCAAGGCAACAAGAGGTTCATGATTATGTCTTCGATGTTAATAGATCTCTATTCTATTACTCCTATGACTACATGAAAAATCTGGGTGAAGGTCTTGCTCTGAAAAATTGCATAGTTAGAAGGTGTACTTTCAAAAGTGCATGCAGCGGAATCATGGCGTTCTATGTCAAGGGCGATTGTGCCATCTCTTAG
- a CDS encoding NAD(P)H-dependent flavin oxidoreductase, whose translation MFSLIDCWNSGKEFLGTRYPIMGGAMSWISEHRLVSAISNAGAFGVLACSAMSPDQLEQEICLTKELVGSNPFGVNIVLMHPQLPELIDVCIRFGITHMILAGGIPSKQVLSLVLDRGIKVIVFAPSLSIAKKMCRIGASALIIEGREAGGHVTRVSTSVLAQEILPEIRDVPIFIAGGIGTGAIVKSYLEMGAAGCQVGTLFACAKESIAHPRFKAKCVAASSHDAIVSEQLDPRLAVIPVRLLKNDATEEFKVFQREIIRQLDSAHISKEEAQLAIEKFWAGSLRRAVIEGDTERGSVMAGEVVGLVKGERPVRDILNDLISCV comes from the coding sequence ATGTTTTCCCTTATAGATTGCTGGAACAGTGGTAAAGAGTTTCTTGGTACCAGGTATCCCATTATGGGAGGAGCAATGAGTTGGATTTCTGAGCACCGTTTAGTTTCTGCTATTTCCAATGCTGGTGCCTTTGGTGTATTAGCTTGTTCTGCAATGTCTCCGGATCAACTGGAACAAGAAATATGCCTTACAAAAGAGCTCGTTGGTTCTAATCCATTTGGTGTGAACATAGTTTTGATGCACCCTCAGTTACCTGAACTGATTGATGTGTGCATTCGTTTCGGTATTACACATATGATTTTGGCAGGTGGTATTCCCTCAAAACAGGTTTTAAGTCTTGTTTTGGATCGCGGGATTAAGGTTATTGTGTTTGCACCCTCCCTCTCGATCGCGAAAAAAATGTGTAGAATCGGTGCAAGTGCATTGATAATAGAGGGTAGAGAAGCTGGTGGTCATGTTACTAGGGTAAGTACATCTGTGCTTGCTCAGGAAATCTTGCCGGAGATTCGCGATGTTCCCATTTTTATTGCTGGTGGAATAGGTACTGGGGCTATCGTGAAAAGTTACCTAGAAATGGGAGCTGCTGGTTGTCAAGTTGGGACGCTTTTTGCCTGTGCAAAAGAATCCATTGCGCACCCAAGATTTAAAGCAAAGTGTGTAGCAGCCTCTTCTCATGATGCGATTGTTTCAGAGCAGCTGGATCCTAGGCTTGCCGTTATTCCGGTTCGTTTACTAAAGAACGATGCAACTGAAGAATTTAAAGTTTTTCAAAGAGAAATAATTAGGCAGCTTGATTCTGCTCATATTTCTAAGGAAGAAGCACAGCTTGCCATAGAAAAATTTTGGGCTGGAAGTCTGCGTAGAGCTGTAATAGAAGGTGATACTGAACGTGGCTCGGTGATGGCTGGTGAAGTTGTAGGTTTAGTTAAAGGCGAGCGTCCGGTAAGAGACATATTGAATGATCTAATCAGTTGTGTGTGA
- the ftsY gene encoding signal recognition particle-docking protein FtsY, whose translation MFKSVFSSIRNSITKSRDYLSSGIDNIFAKEKISESTIEQLEELLISADIGPTVTERIIKTVKKIKVKDGESLEQVKSITREEMKKVLDPTSKKLIFPQTGPQVIVFCGVNGNGKTTTIGKLAYKFIQENKTVMIAACDLFRAAAIEQLRFWAERASATFFSSETSKNASGTAYKALEKALEDKVDVLIVDTSGRLHTQNDLMEELKKICRVLSKLMPSAPNEVILALDASTGQNALNQVQVFKDAVNLTGLVVTKLDGTSKGGVIVAIAERYPNLGIYFVGTGEKITDLEEFSPSEFVDALLEVKTTS comes from the coding sequence GTGTTCAAAAGTGTCTTTTCCTCAATTAGAAACTCGATCACAAAGAGTAGAGATTACTTATCAAGTGGAATCGATAATATTTTTGCAAAAGAGAAAATAAGTGAATCTACTATTGAACAGTTGGAAGAATTACTTATTTCCGCTGATATTGGCCCTACAGTGACTGAGAGAATCATTAAAACGGTCAAAAAAATTAAAGTAAAAGATGGCGAGTCACTTGAACAAGTGAAAAGTATTACGCGTGAAGAAATGAAAAAAGTACTCGATCCCACATCAAAAAAGCTGATTTTCCCACAGACCGGACCTCAAGTCATTGTATTTTGTGGTGTGAATGGCAATGGTAAGACAACCACTATAGGGAAATTAGCATACAAATTTATTCAAGAGAATAAAACGGTCATGATTGCTGCATGTGATCTTTTCAGGGCAGCTGCAATAGAGCAACTGCGTTTCTGGGCGGAAAGAGCATCTGCGACATTTTTTTCAAGCGAAACAAGCAAAAATGCCTCTGGTACCGCTTATAAAGCCTTAGAAAAAGCTCTAGAAGATAAAGTTGATGTACTTATAGTAGATACTTCTGGCAGGTTACACACACAGAATGACCTCATGGAAGAACTCAAAAAGATATGCAGGGTACTTTCGAAGCTAATGCCCTCAGCACCCAACGAAGTTATACTAGCTCTCGATGCCAGTACTGGGCAAAATGCTCTTAACCAAGTGCAGGTTTTTAAAGATGCGGTCAATCTCACTGGACTGGTCGTGACAAAATTAGATGGCACGTCCAAAGGAGGAGTGATTGTAGCTATAGCTGAAAGGTATCCTAATCTTGGGATATACTTTGTTGGGACAGGAGAAAAAATAACCGATCTGGAAGAATTCTCTCCTTCAGAGTTTGTAGATGCTTTGCTTGAAGTAAAAACTACATCTTAA
- a CDS encoding signal recognition particle protein produces MFDSLSKKIGGALDGIKNRGVITEKEFDDFVRKLRLTFLEADVSLPVTKQFIANVRESVIGKSRVKGISTPAVIGSVVKEELVKILGGESQKFEFPKFGKQILMFVGLQGVGKTTTAAKLALLIRKKFKKNILLSSVDIYRPAARKQLEILAKQIDVDTVPIVEGEDVDAIVKKTLDLFNNSHEGYDVLMVDTAGRSQIDSVLMEELKVIKNRLQPSEIFQVLDAMMGQDSLNVARTFHSEIGTTGVIVSRLDSDARVGSVLSVRQSVGLPIRFCGAGERVNDLEEFHPERMAGRIMGAGDIASLVEYASSEVGEERIGSIRKRIEAGKFDYDDLVLQLKSIDKLGGIAKLLRFIPGINKVPTEHLVDDTTLKKNLAMIGSMTKRERACLDSINQSRKSRIASGAGVKIYEVNKLIKNFEKARLLALKIGKVGATNEKSIHDLNELLRK; encoded by the coding sequence ATGTTTGATTCACTTTCTAAAAAAATTGGTGGTGCACTGGATGGAATAAAGAATAGAGGGGTGATTACCGAAAAGGAGTTTGACGATTTTGTTCGGAAGTTGCGTCTGACGTTTCTCGAGGCAGATGTTAGTCTGCCTGTCACTAAACAGTTTATCGCAAATGTAAGGGAATCGGTTATTGGAAAGTCTCGTGTGAAAGGGATCTCGACACCAGCGGTAATTGGAAGTGTTGTAAAAGAGGAATTAGTAAAAATTTTGGGAGGTGAATCACAGAAATTTGAATTCCCGAAATTTGGGAAACAGATATTGATGTTTGTTGGTTTACAGGGAGTTGGGAAGACTACAACTGCAGCAAAGTTAGCTCTGTTGATTCGGAAAAAATTTAAAAAAAATATTCTTTTATCTTCTGTAGATATCTATAGGCCTGCAGCGAGGAAACAGCTTGAAATTCTTGCAAAGCAAATTGACGTTGATACTGTTCCTATAGTGGAAGGTGAGGATGTCGATGCGATCGTAAAGAAAACATTAGATTTATTTAATAATAGCCATGAAGGTTATGATGTGCTTATGGTTGACACTGCCGGACGTTCGCAAATTGATTCTGTGCTTATGGAAGAGCTAAAAGTGATTAAGAATCGCTTACAGCCCTCCGAGATATTTCAGGTTCTAGATGCGATGATGGGGCAAGATTCACTTAATGTTGCGAGGACATTTCACTCAGAGATCGGTACAACTGGGGTAATAGTGAGCAGGCTAGACAGCGATGCGCGGGTTGGTTCAGTGCTTTCAGTTAGGCAATCTGTTGGTCTTCCTATTAGATTTTGTGGCGCTGGAGAGAGGGTTAATGATTTAGAAGAATTTCACCCGGAACGTATGGCAGGAAGAATAATGGGAGCTGGGGATATTGCCTCCCTAGTTGAATATGCCTCGTCTGAAGTTGGTGAAGAAAGAATAGGTTCTATAAGAAAAAGAATCGAAGCTGGTAAGTTCGATTATGATGATCTTGTGTTGCAGTTGAAAAGCATTGACAAGCTTGGCGGAATAGCTAAACTCTTACGTTTTATTCCCGGAATTAATAAAGTTCCGACGGAGCATCTTGTCGATGATACAACCCTGAAGAAAAATCTGGCCATGATAGGCAGTATGACAAAGAGGGAAAGAGCGTGTCTCGATTCCATCAACCAGTCACGCAAATCACGCATAGCGAGTGGGGCAGGAGTTAAGATATACGAAGTGAACAAGTTAATAAAAAACTTTGAGAAAGCTCGCCTGCTCGCCCTAAAAATAGGAAAAGTAGGTGCAACAAATGAGAAATCCATACACGACCTCAACGAACTACTCAGGAAATAA
- a CDS encoding RlmE family RNA methyltransferase, whose product MKNKLHRVGRCTASSSRWLYRHVNDPFVKKAKAEQYRSRAAYKLLEIDEKFNLIRKGFVVLELGSAPGGWSQVIADILNGTGRLIAVDLADMDPISGVEVVKLDIELQRKELYEYISGVELDVIVSDLAPSASGSRVTDSISSIRLAELVLHYAKNSLKKFGTVVTKILRGSEDEYRFVNSLRKQFKKIEYFKPDASRKASREIYLILLGKLS is encoded by the coding sequence GTGAAAAACAAACTTCATCGTGTAGGTAGATGCACTGCTTCTTCAAGTCGGTGGCTTTATAGACACGTTAATGATCCTTTCGTGAAAAAAGCGAAAGCTGAACAATACAGATCCAGAGCGGCATACAAACTTCTAGAAATAGATGAAAAGTTTAATCTCATTCGGAAGGGTTTTGTTGTGCTTGAGCTCGGAAGTGCACCTGGTGGTTGGAGCCAAGTAATCGCAGATATTTTGAATGGTACTGGACGGCTAATTGCAGTTGATTTGGCTGATATGGATCCTATTTCTGGGGTTGAGGTCGTAAAATTGGATATAGAGTTGCAGCGTAAAGAGCTCTATGAATACATTAGCGGTGTTGAGTTAGATGTTATTGTTTCGGATCTTGCACCAAGCGCTTCTGGCAGCAGAGTCACGGATAGCATTTCATCAATAAGATTGGCTGAGCTAGTTCTGCATTATGCAAAAAACAGCTTGAAGAAGTTTGGTACAGTGGTAACCAAGATACTTAGAGGTAGTGAGGACGAATATAGATTTGTTAATTCACTAAGGAAGCAGTTTAAGAAAATAGAGTATTTCAAACCGGACGCTAGTAGGAAGGCTTCTCGGGAAATATACCTTATTTTGCTTGGTAAGCTTTCTTAG